One stretch of Comamonas testosteroni DNA includes these proteins:
- a CDS encoding D-alanyl-D-alanine carboxypeptidase family protein, with translation MKPIYSTLRVLAVAAAVAPVFAMAQVAAPVPPEIAARNYLLVDVTAGQVLGAKDVDAPVEQASLTKLMSAYVVFDALRSKKITLEQRMPVSERAWKMPGSRMFIDPKMQVPVNDLLSGMIIQSGNDATMALAEAVGGTAENFVKMMNDQAKALGMKNTSYKNPEGLTEPGHLTTARDLSILAQRLMHDFPEYMHYYATKQYSYPGTPASNGSNRNALLFRDPTVDGLKTGHTNAAGYCLVATAKRDLPNVGQRRLLSIVLGTASEKARANESQKLLNWGYTAFDAVKLFDADQPVATPAVWKGAANAVKIGKADGAVVVTVPSGTGGKLTTEVVRQDPLIAPIAKGQSMGVLKVKSGADVVAEVPLVALEAVEQAGFFGRLWDTIRLWIK, from the coding sequence ATGAAGCCCATCTACTCCACACTGCGTGTTCTGGCCGTTGCTGCCGCAGTGGCGCCCGTGTTTGCCATGGCACAGGTGGCGGCCCCTGTTCCTCCCGAAATTGCTGCCCGCAACTATCTGCTGGTGGACGTCACTGCCGGCCAGGTGCTGGGTGCCAAGGACGTCGATGCTCCCGTCGAGCAGGCATCGCTGACCAAGCTGATGTCGGCCTATGTGGTGTTCGACGCCCTGCGCTCCAAGAAAATCACGCTGGAGCAGCGCATGCCAGTAAGCGAGCGCGCCTGGAAGATGCCCGGCTCGCGCATGTTCATCGACCCCAAGATGCAGGTGCCCGTCAATGACCTGCTCAGCGGCATGATCATCCAGTCCGGCAACGATGCCACCATGGCATTGGCCGAGGCTGTGGGCGGCACGGCCGAGAACTTCGTCAAGATGATGAATGACCAGGCCAAGGCCCTGGGCATGAAGAACACCAGCTACAAGAACCCCGAGGGACTGACCGAGCCCGGCCACCTGACGACGGCGCGTGATCTGTCCATCCTGGCGCAGCGATTGATGCATGACTTCCCCGAGTACATGCACTACTACGCCACCAAGCAATACAGCTACCCCGGCACGCCGGCCTCCAACGGCAGCAACCGCAATGCCTTGCTGTTCCGCGATCCCACCGTGGACGGCCTGAAGACCGGTCACACCAATGCCGCCGGCTATTGCCTGGTGGCCACTGCCAAGCGCGACCTGCCCAATGTGGGCCAGCGCCGCCTGCTGTCCATCGTGCTGGGAACGGCCAGCGAAAAGGCGCGTGCCAACGAAAGCCAGAAGCTGTTGAACTGGGGTTACACCGCATTCGATGCCGTCAAGCTGTTCGATGCCGATCAGCCCGTGGCCACTCCCGCCGTCTGGAAGGGCGCTGCCAATGCCGTCAAGATCGGCAAGGCCGACGGCGCCGTGGTGGTGACCGTGCCCTCGGGTACCGGCGGCAAGCTGACCACCGAGGTGGTGCGCCAGGATCCGCTGATTGCACCTATTGCCAAGGGGCAGTCCATGGGTGTGCTCAAGGTCAAGTCGGGTGCGGATGTGGTGGCCGAGGTGCCGCTGGTAGCGCTTGAGGCCGTCGAGCAGGCGGGCTTCTTCGGCCGTCTGTGGGACACCATCCGCCTCTGGATCAAGTAA